Proteins from a genomic interval of Oncorhynchus nerka isolate Pitt River linkage group LG13, Oner_Uvic_2.0, whole genome shotgun sequence:
- the clec11a gene encoding C-type lectin domain family 11 member A, producing the protein MGIAAILVTVLCMCSLSLSASDGDTKVGDPVDATPTEIPETQGKQARGDVPEEPEPTSPVSDFDNTYNYILSRLSAMDQAIHRLNVGHYTLDVKVTQLVDRVSQLDGTIGEVQDTMQQISLLTKENRKEIGRLEGCQKGRRVGYKCYLIYRTYETYPGAAQKCMERGGRMAMPQDRKEQEALADYVKAFFQPGNWPVWLGINDLRSEGLYLFEDNTRVTYFQWRKHFLSSQPDGGKRENCVAMASDDGDWWDNYCDRNMYYLCEFDA; encoded by the exons ATGGGAATAGCAGCCATCCTAGTCACCGTCTTGTGTATGTGTTCACTCAGCTTGAGTGCTTCGGACGGCGACACCAAAGTTGGAGATCCTGTCGATGCAACACCAACTGAG ATCCCAGAGACTCAGGGGAAACAGGCAAGAGGAGATGTACCGGAGGAGCCAGAGCCAACCAGTCCTGTCTCAGATTTTGACAACACATACAACTATATTT TGTCCAGGCTGTCAGCGATGGATCAGGCCATCCACAGGCTGAATGTGGGCCACTATACACTGGACGTGAAGGTGACCCAGCTGGTGGACAGAGTGTCCCAGCTGGACGGCACCATTGGGGAGGTACAGGACACCATGCAACAGATATCCCTCCTCACCAAGGAGAACCGCAAAGAGATTGGCCGCTTGGAGG GATGTCAGAAGGGCCGGCGGGTGGGGTACAAGTGCTATCTGATCTACCGCACATATGAGACGTACCCAGGTGCAGCTCAGAAGTGCATGGAGCGGGGCGGCAGGATGGCCATGCCTCAGGACAGGAAGGAGCAGGAAGCCCTGGCAGACTACGTCAAGGCTTTCTTCCAGCCAGGGAACTGGCCTGTGTGGCTGGGCATCAATGACCTGCGCTCTGAGGGACTCTACCTGTTTGAGGACAACACACGCGTCACCTACTTCCAGTGGCGCAAGCACTTCCTCTCCAGCCAGCCGGACGGAGGCAAGCGGGAGAACTGTGTGGCCATGGCGTCAGATGATGGGGACTGGTGGGACAACTATTGTGACAGGAACATGTATTACCTCTGTGAGTTTGATGCCTGA
- the LOC115140488 gene encoding uncharacterized protein C1orf198 homolog produces MTAPSMEGADVHRMEQKKLEYFSSINSMARKIMQERENIKERHGSDWEKMTPNEQDRAIDNGMMDPHISARYAMHRVDREEVICYPKLLIQTGQKIVHFGDEDITWQDEHSSPFSWETKSQLDFNLTTGESVQGISSSTADYKPSKVTQCSQVGKMTQSSKVSNGESLGLGRKEESSSFWKISAERSRLEGEQADFHSLTPSQIKSLEKGEKPLPSYLRQEPTPKETEETPPPPRVTKQRATRPPAPPPPVPISVPPLTAISVTPMSVTPTPAPISVSSTVAGWERAQSTLPSVSNTVEEVFTSGLANKSPGLPTKSPARSGNTARDREEKAAAQTESQLATSPTFAQFNTSSNLLKTGFDFLDNW; encoded by the exons ATGACTGCGCCGTCGATGGAAGGGGCCGATGTACATAGGATGGAGCAGAAAAAGTTGGAGTATTTCTCATCCATCAACTCCATGGCCAGGAAAATAATGCAAGAAAGGGAGAACATCAAGGAGAGACATGGATCCGATTGGGAGAAAATGACACCGAATGAACAAGACCGCGCAATCGACAATGGAATGATGGACCCCCATATTAGTGCTCGATATGCTATGCATAGGGTTGACCGGGAAGAAGTCATTTGTTATCCTAAGTTACTCATTCAGACAGGACAGAAAATAGTCCATTTTGGTGACGAG GACATAACTTGGCAAGATGAGCACTCTTCCCCATTCTCCTGGGAGACCAAG AGCCAGTTGGACTTCAACCTGACAACAGGTGAATCGGTGCAGGGCATCTCCTCTTCGACAGCTGATTACAAACCAAGCAAAGTCACCCAGTGCAGCCAGGTGGGCAAGATGACCCAGAGCAGCAAGGTGTCCAATGGCGAGAGCCTCGGCCTGGGCAGGAAAGAGGAGTCCTCCTCCTTCTGGAAGATCAGTGCTGAAAGATCCAGGCTGGAGGGTGAACAGGCAGACTTCCACTCCCTAACCCCCAGCCAAATCAAGTCcctggagaagggggagaagccACTGCCCTCTTATCTCCGTCAGGAGCCCACCCccaaggagacagaggagactccacctccaccacgagtAACCAAGCAGCGAGCCACCAGGCCGCCTGCGcctcctccccctgtacccatcagTGTGCCCCCCCTAACAGCCATAAGTGTGACCCCTATGAGCGTGACCCCTACTCCTGCTCCTATCAGTGTGTCATCCACAGTGGCTGGCTGGGAGCGTGCTCAGAGCACCCTCCCCTCAGTCAGCAACACAGTGGAGGAAGTCTTCACTTCAGGGCTGGCCAACAAATCCCCGGGGCTGCCCACCAAGTCCCCTGCCCGCTCAGGCAACACTGCCAGAGACCGAGAGGAAAAGGCTGCTGCTCAGACTGAGTCGCAACTGGCAACCAGTCCCACCTTCGCTCAG TTTAATACCAGCAGTAACCTCCTGAAGACCGGATTTGACTTTCTTGACAACTGGTAA